In one Janibacter cremeus genomic region, the following are encoded:
- a CDS encoding ArsO family NAD(P)H-dependent flavin-containing monooxygenase — protein MTSPSTDATVRTVVVGAGQSGLATGFYLRRYGLEPGVDFVILDAADRPGGAWRHMWEGLRLFSPASASALPGWPMPPWDDAAKGYPPARHVVDYLTRYEERYDLKVRRPFTVTAVEDPDDGSRRLLVRGSGGTIATETVVSTTGTWARPFWPTYPGMARFTGRQLHAAQYRRPEDFAGQRVAIVGGGNSAAQVLAEVSTVATTVWVTVREPRFLPDDLDGRALFATARRRIEALQEGREDPGIGGLGDIVMVPSVRQARDRGVLEAHPAFAELTEHALVWADGSSREVDTVIWCTGFRPALRHLRPLRLRGEDGRVAVGRTPGTQALDDPRVFLVGYGDWTGPASATLVGVGPSARATAAVIAGADRPGAGSAKRSRTNSPS, from the coding sequence ATGACGTCTCCCTCGACGGATGCCACCGTCCGGACGGTCGTGGTCGGCGCCGGCCAGTCGGGGCTCGCCACCGGCTTCTACCTGCGGCGCTACGGGCTGGAGCCCGGTGTCGACTTCGTCATCCTGGACGCCGCCGACCGGCCCGGGGGCGCGTGGCGGCACATGTGGGAGGGCTTGCGTCTCTTCTCCCCGGCCAGCGCCTCCGCCCTCCCCGGATGGCCCATGCCGCCGTGGGACGACGCCGCGAAGGGATACCCACCCGCCCGCCATGTCGTGGACTACCTCACCCGGTACGAGGAGCGGTACGACCTGAAGGTACGACGTCCGTTTACGGTCACCGCGGTCGAGGACCCCGACGACGGCTCCCGAAGGCTGCTGGTCCGCGGGTCCGGAGGCACGATCGCGACCGAGACCGTGGTCTCGACCACTGGGACCTGGGCCCGGCCCTTCTGGCCGACCTATCCGGGGATGGCGAGATTCACGGGTCGCCAGCTCCATGCGGCGCAGTACCGACGGCCGGAGGACTTCGCCGGGCAACGGGTCGCGATCGTCGGCGGGGGCAACTCCGCGGCCCAGGTCCTCGCCGAGGTCTCGACGGTGGCCACCACGGTGTGGGTGACCGTCCGGGAACCGCGCTTCTTGCCCGATGACCTCGACGGGCGCGCCCTCTTCGCCACAGCACGTCGGCGCATCGAGGCGCTCCAGGAGGGGCGCGAGGACCCGGGGATCGGTGGGCTGGGCGACATCGTCATGGTGCCCTCGGTGCGTCAGGCGCGCGATCGAGGTGTGCTCGAGGCCCATCCGGCCTTCGCCGAGCTCACCGAGCACGCCCTCGTCTGGGCGGACGGCTCGAGTCGCGAGGTGGACACCGTGATCTGGTGCACCGGATTCCGCCCGGCTCTGCGCCACTTGCGTCCGCTGCGACTGCGGGGCGAGGACGGCCGGGTCGCGGTCGGCCGCACCCCCGGGACACAAGCCCTGGACGACCCACGGGTCTTCCTCGTGGGCTACGGCGACTGGACGGGGCCCGCGTCGGCCACTCTGGTCGGCGTGGGCCCGTCGGCCAGGGCGACGGCGGCCGTCATCGCCGGCGCCGACCGACCGGGAGCGGGGTCGGCGAAGCGGTCCCGGACCAACTCGCCCTCCTGA
- a CDS encoding DUF2231 domain-containing protein: protein MATHPAAPTIVRWTQRLEDAAGLDGPVQALEPHIRTAFGSGTRGAVLRGDWLGHALHPVLTDVVLGTWISSSVLDLVGRGQWSAPARTLVGTGILAFGPTAWTGWAQWSEAGPRDKRVGLVHAVVNAAALSAYAGSWVARRRGRDGAGARWALLGAAVSGVGGYLGGHLTTGRAVATHHPAFDGRVG from the coding sequence ATGGCCACCCACCCCGCTGCACCCACGATCGTGCGCTGGACCCAGCGGCTCGAGGACGCCGCCGGGCTCGACGGCCCGGTGCAGGCACTGGAGCCCCACATCCGCACCGCCTTCGGGTCCGGGACGCGGGGAGCGGTCCTGCGCGGCGACTGGCTCGGTCATGCGCTCCACCCCGTGCTCACCGACGTCGTCCTCGGGACGTGGATCTCCTCGAGCGTGCTCGACCTCGTCGGGCGCGGCCAGTGGTCGGCCCCGGCACGGACACTCGTCGGCACCGGCATCCTCGCCTTCGGCCCAACCGCCTGGACCGGGTGGGCCCAGTGGTCGGAGGCAGGCCCCCGCGACAAGCGGGTCGGCCTCGTCCACGCCGTCGTCAACGCGGCTGCGCTCAGCGCCTATGCCGGTTCCTGGGTCGCCCGGCGACGCGGTCGCGACGGCGCCGGGGCGCGATGGGCGCTCCTCGGCGCAGCCGTCTCGGGAGTCGGTGGCTACCTGGGTGGTCACCTGACGACGGGCCGAGCCGTCGCGACCCACCACCCCGCCTTCGACGGCCGGGTGGGGTGA
- a CDS encoding FUSC family protein gives MVRVQEVVRRPEFTTDLLQILKSMAAGTLAWWISVRILDSSLAFLAPWTALLTVHATVHRSLSRGVQTTIASTVGVGLSFLIGAYLGVSVWTFALALFVGLAGARISWIRDEGVAIATTAIFVLGSGFTEQQPLLLDRLVEVGVGVGIGIAVNLLVIPPLRDQQAARYVDSINRRMGDVLVDMADEFASSWETDQADSWRRETESMTRELNTAWQSVRFARESRLANPRQRLGRGGPGRAVGRDVGYEEILSRVDEGISHLRHLARTLHEAAYAEGAWDERFRERWTHIVRDAGRAIADPDADVEPVHDRLTALAREMSDDADLPKESWPLYGSLLSSMRHIAVIVDDVASDREAREASHRTLSLGS, from the coding sequence ATGGTTCGAGTGCAAGAGGTCGTGCGACGTCCTGAGTTCACCACCGACCTGCTGCAGATCCTCAAGAGCATGGCCGCGGGCACGCTGGCGTGGTGGATCTCGGTCAGGATCCTCGACTCCTCGCTGGCCTTCCTGGCTCCGTGGACCGCGTTGCTGACCGTCCACGCCACGGTCCACCGCTCGCTCTCGCGCGGCGTCCAGACGACGATTGCGTCGACGGTCGGGGTCGGCCTGTCGTTTCTGATCGGTGCCTACCTCGGCGTGAGCGTGTGGACCTTCGCCCTGGCCCTGTTCGTCGGACTGGCCGGGGCCCGGATCTCGTGGATCCGCGACGAGGGAGTGGCGATCGCGACCACGGCGATCTTCGTCCTCGGCAGCGGCTTCACCGAGCAACAACCGCTGCTGCTCGACCGTCTCGTCGAGGTGGGCGTCGGTGTCGGTATCGGGATCGCGGTCAACCTGCTGGTCATCCCACCCCTGCGCGATCAGCAGGCTGCGCGCTACGTCGACAGCATCAATCGCCGGATGGGCGATGTCCTGGTCGACATGGCCGATGAGTTCGCGTCGTCGTGGGAGACCGACCAGGCCGACTCGTGGCGCCGTGAGACCGAGTCGATGACGCGTGAGCTCAACACCGCCTGGCAGTCCGTGAGGTTCGCTCGCGAGAGCAGGCTCGCGAATCCGCGGCAGCGACTGGGTCGAGGGGGCCCTGGGCGGGCGGTGGGCCGTGACGTCGGCTACGAGGAGATCCTGTCCCGCGTCGACGAGGGGATCTCACACCTGCGCCACCTCGCCCGCACCCTGCACGAGGCCGCATACGCGGAGGGTGCCTGGGACGAGCGGTTCCGCGAGCGCTGGACCCATATCGTCCGGGACGCGGGTCGGGCCATCGCCGATCCGGACGCGGACGTGGAGCCGGTCCACGACCGGCTGACCGCTCTGGCCAGGGAGATGTCCGACGACGCGGACCTGCCCAAGGAGTCCTGGCCGCTCTACGGCTCGCTCCTGTCGAGCATGCGGCACATCGCCGTCATCGTCGACGACGTCGCGTCGGACCGAGAGGCGCGCGAGGCATCCCACCGCACTCTGTCTCTCGGGAGTTAG
- a CDS encoding SHOCT domain-containing protein, protein MMGNGWGMGMMWVWPLLIVGVVVLVVFLLRQSSGTPGPGGGSGESPRGEGGRSRAREILDERYARGEIDDQEYHQRLRHLRGDVDE, encoded by the coding sequence ATGATGGGCAACGGATGGGGCATGGGCATGATGTGGGTCTGGCCCCTGCTGATCGTCGGTGTCGTGGTCCTCGTCGTGTTCCTGCTGCGACAGTCCTCGGGGACTCCGGGCCCGGGCGGAGGGTCCGGTGAGTCGCCGAGGGGTGAGGGTGGCCGGAGTCGAGCGCGCGAGATCCTCGACGAACGCTACGCCCGCGGCGAGATCGATGATCAGGAGTACCACCAACGACTGCGACACCTCCGAGGCGATGTCGACGAGTAG
- a CDS encoding SDR family NAD(P)-dependent oxidoreductase encodes MSRARTALVAGASRGLGLLVARELAHRGLDVAICARDAAELEQAVTQLAGEGAAVRSYVCDVTDRAAVTDLVARLEREHGPLDVAIHVAGIIQVGPLAAMTADRFDEAIDIMLRGPINLALAVLPGMRDRGFGRIGTVTSIGGVVSVPHLLPYSAAKFGAVGFSQGLSAELAGTGVTSTTIVPGLMRTGSHLHAQFTGDAGAEFAWFGPGASLPLVAMDADKAARRMVQGVLAGDPMVTLTPMAHIGRRVAGLAPATTTRLMGLVNRALPSGADVDIHEGMHARTGLRTVPRRVVDTLTVMGDRVARRTNETKPSPFVATRTDTHGPGAAPDASDTGDDPQHTDGMSP; translated from the coding sequence ATGAGCCGGGCCCGGACCGCCCTCGTCGCGGGTGCTTCACGCGGGCTCGGCCTGCTCGTGGCCCGCGAACTCGCCCACCGCGGGCTGGATGTGGCCATCTGCGCGCGTGACGCCGCAGAGCTGGAGCAGGCCGTGACCCAGCTCGCGGGCGAAGGCGCCGCGGTGCGGTCGTACGTCTGTGACGTCACGGACCGCGCGGCGGTCACCGACCTCGTGGCCCGTCTCGAGCGCGAGCACGGGCCCCTCGACGTCGCCATCCACGTCGCGGGCATCATCCAGGTCGGGCCGTTGGCCGCGATGACGGCCGACAGGTTCGACGAGGCGATCGACATCATGCTGCGCGGACCGATCAACCTGGCTCTCGCCGTCCTGCCCGGGATGAGGGATCGTGGCTTCGGCCGGATCGGGACGGTCACCTCGATCGGTGGCGTGGTCAGTGTCCCGCACCTGCTGCCCTACAGCGCTGCCAAGTTCGGAGCCGTCGGCTTCTCGCAGGGACTGTCGGCGGAGCTGGCGGGCACCGGCGTGACGTCGACGACCATCGTCCCGGGACTGATGCGGACCGGCTCCCACCTGCACGCCCAGTTCACCGGTGACGCCGGGGCCGAGTTCGCCTGGTTCGGCCCCGGGGCCTCGTTGCCGCTCGTCGCGATGGATGCCGACAAGGCGGCCCGACGGATGGTGCAGGGCGTCCTTGCGGGTGATCCGATGGTCACCCTGACGCCGATGGCACACATCGGCAGGCGGGTCGCGGGCCTGGCCCCGGCAACCACCACGCGCCTGATGGGCCTGGTCAACCGGGCGCTGCCCTCCGGGGCCGATGTCGACATCCATGAGGGGATGCACGCCCGGACCGGCCTGCGCACCGTGCCCCGGCGGGTCGTCGACACCCTGACGGTGATGGGTGATCGCGTCGCCCGCCGTACGAATGAGACCAAGCCCTCGCCATTCGTCGCGACGAGGACGGACACCCACGGACCGGGCGCTGCCCCCGACGCGTCCGATACCGGCGACGATCCACAGCACACGGACGGGATGAGCCCATGA